The genomic stretch TTTACTCGCTTGCTGGAATGATGACGGTGGCTTCACCTTTGGTTCTTTTAGCAAAGGAGGAGGGTGGGATTATTTATCCAATTGAGTAAATCCAATCTTTGCTTTAGGAGTCTGACAGGTTTCTCTGCATCGCGTTGATAAACCAACCTGTCAGGGCTGAAAAAAGATGGTATTACAAATGCTAATAAAATCTTAAAGATCAAACCTTTTGACGTACTTTGTGGTTTACTAATTCAAATCAATTCGTACTCAACTGTTTCCCTATATGGCAAATTCCTATTCAAGTAAAAATGCTCAAGAAGCCAGAGTAATTATATCGGGCGTTCAAAGTGGCGATAGACAGCAATTTGAAATGCTTTATGATAATTATGCTCCATTGCTTTTGGGAGTTATCTCAAGAGTTGTAGAAGACGAGCGTCTTGCTGCGGAAGTCCTGAAGGATACTTTCATAAAAATAAGAAAGGATATGATTGACGGGCATTGCTCTGCAGATAACTTATGTACCT from Owenweeksia hongkongensis DSM 17368 encodes the following:
- a CDS encoding RNA polymerase sigma factor, whose translation is MANSYSSKNAQEARVIISGVQSGDRQQFEMLYDNYAPLLLGVISRVVEDERLAAEVLKDTFIKIRKDMIDGHCSADNLCTWMLSTARNLSLKVVGDRKLDQQLEETAGALELVLQRGYTVAQASEKLGMSEKEICQALHAELTTKWSQKG